A single Triticum dicoccoides isolate Atlit2015 ecotype Zavitan chromosome 2A, WEW_v2.0, whole genome shotgun sequence DNA region contains:
- the LOC119354919 gene encoding protein LURP-one-related 7-like: MDRTNAAAAAPPPVPMAAPVVPVDLTVVKKLLGGGGDLAVHDASGGLAFRVTAADGCGRRCGGRALLDASGSTLVTARTSEGAWQAFRGISWEQKDIIFSTKVMCASSDRKEVHVFVPPRSTSEEQKPSYILVGNPSRRACTIIRGNSIVAQTNLPYKLNKAVYSRRKFRVTIYPGNDNILIMAMVMTFLVQK, translated from the exons ATGGACAGGACAAACGCCgcggccgctgccccgccgcccgtaCCCATGGCGGCGCCCGTCGTCCCGGTCGATCTGACGGTCGTCAAGAAGCTcctcggaggcggcggcgacctggCGGTCCACGACGCGTCTGGCGGTCTCGCCTTTCGCGTCACGGCGGCGGACGGTTGTGGCAGGAGGTGCGGAGGGAGGGCGCTCCTCGACGCCTCCGGGAGCACTCTGGTCACTGCCAGGACCAGCGAG GGTGCGTGGCAGGCATTCAGAGGAATTAGTTGGGAACAGAAAGACATAATTTTTTCAACAAAGGTAATGTGTGCTTCTTCAGATCGAAAGGAGGTACATGTCTTTGTCCCGCCGAGAAGCACATCTGAGGAGCAAAAACCAAGCTACATACTCGTAGGAAATCCATCTCGAAGAGCATGCACGATTATAAGGggaaactccattgttgctcag ACAAATCTCCCGTACAAACTCAATAAGGCCGTCTATTCAAGGCGGAAGTTTAGGGTGACGATTTACCCAGGAAACGATAACATTCTGATCATGGCAATGGTTATGACCTTCCTTGTTCAAAAATAA